One genomic segment of Desulforamulus reducens MI-1 includes these proteins:
- a CDS encoding ammonia-forming cytochrome c nitrite reductase subunit c552, producing MKNKGLIIALSVVVAAMVLGAVYTAFTINNRTLSEAARKINAQEIQDNYEKSEVWGKYYPKHWESFNEGSKYETKTKYGGNNKTDKLKVQPYLKILYKGTGYGEEFYEPRSHFYAVQDIGAINPIRTKTGGACLTCKATEVPRLIKTYGDAFYSKPFSEMYKQVKHPIGCSDCHDPKTNDLRISRPALIEAFERQGKDITKATKQEMRSLVCAQCHVTYYFQKDTKKTTFPWDNGLKADEVLAYFEKIKFTEWTHPESQTPMLKARHPDYELFQGSVHQSAGVACADCHMPYIKQGDSKISSHWFTSPVHTMEKSCTQCHREGTEQLKNMVYNIQDQHHEILDIAGNTNVKAINAIKQAAATPGANQKLIEEARQLHRQSQWMWDWVATANGMGFHNRQEAAMFLGKSIDLAHQAIQTAEKARGAAK from the coding sequence ATGAAGAACAAAGGACTGATCATAGCACTGTCTGTGGTGGTGGCAGCGATGGTTCTTGGGGCAGTATATACCGCATTTACCATTAATAACAGAACCTTGAGCGAAGCGGCCAGAAAGATTAATGCCCAGGAGATTCAAGATAATTACGAAAAAAGTGAAGTTTGGGGGAAATACTACCCTAAGCACTGGGAAAGTTTTAATGAAGGCAGCAAATACGAAACCAAGACCAAATACGGCGGCAATAACAAGACAGATAAATTAAAAGTTCAACCCTATTTAAAGATTCTTTATAAGGGTACGGGCTATGGCGAAGAGTTTTACGAGCCCCGGAGTCACTTTTATGCGGTGCAGGATATTGGCGCCATTAACCCCATAAGAACCAAGACTGGCGGTGCTTGCCTAACCTGTAAGGCCACCGAGGTGCCCCGGTTGATCAAAACCTATGGGGACGCTTTTTATAGTAAACCCTTTAGTGAAATGTATAAACAGGTGAAGCACCCCATTGGCTGCTCTGATTGCCATGATCCGAAAACCAATGATTTGCGTATCAGCAGGCCAGCATTGATAGAAGCCTTTGAGCGGCAGGGTAAAGATATTACCAAAGCCACCAAGCAGGAAATGCGTTCTCTGGTATGTGCCCAGTGTCATGTTACCTACTACTTCCAGAAGGATACCAAGAAGACTACTTTCCCTTGGGATAACGGGCTAAAGGCAGATGAAGTGCTGGCTTACTTTGAAAAAATAAAATTTACTGAATGGACCCATCCGGAGTCCCAGACACCCATGTTAAAGGCAAGACATCCAGATTATGAATTATTCCAGGGCAGTGTTCACCAGTCTGCTGGAGTAGCTTGTGCCGATTGCCACATGCCTTATATCAAACAAGGAGATTCGAAAATTTCTTCCCACTGGTTTACCAGTCCGGTGCACACCATGGAGAAGAGCTGTACCCAGTGTCACAGGGAGGGTACAGAACAACTTAAGAACATGGTTTATAATATTCAAGACCAGCATCATGAGATTCTAGATATCGCTGGCAATACCAACGTGAAGGCTATCAATGCCATAAAGCAAGCAGCGGCTACACCCGGAGCTAACCAGAAATTAATTGAAGAAGCAAGGCAGTTGCATCGTCAGTCTCAGTGGATGTGGGATTGGGTTGCCACTGCCAACGGTATGGGCTTCCATAACCGTCAGGAAGCAGCCATGTTCCTTGGCAAGTCCATTGATTTAGCGCATCAGGCTATACAAACCGCTGAAAAGGCACGGGGGGCAGCAAAGTAA
- a CDS encoding NapC/NirT family cytochrome c — protein sequence MKRTLQLLLVLAVVGLGSILAIKIPFISKHLDGSKFCGSCHIMDPWVDTYLASEHREHATCGDCHLPHDFIPGAFYKAFTGTRDTFDIIFGRMPNRIEISSHGSNVVNDNCLRCHTKVMEVVGYPKNDRGQDCYDCHQNIPHSRYWYIQKESE from the coding sequence ATGAAGAGAACCTTGCAATTATTGCTGGTGCTGGCTGTGGTGGGTTTGGGAAGTATACTGGCAATTAAAATCCCATTTATTTCAAAGCACCTGGATGGGTCCAAATTTTGTGGCAGCTGTCACATTATGGATCCCTGGGTTGATACTTATCTGGCTTCTGAGCACCGAGAACACGCTACATGTGGGGATTGCCATCTTCCACATGATTTTATTCCTGGGGCCTTTTACAAAGCCTTTACAGGGACAAGGGATACCTTTGATATAATCTTTGGCCGAATGCCAAACAGGATTGAAATAAGTAGTCACGGTTCCAATGTGGTAAACGACAACTGCCTCCGTTGCCACACGAAAGTAATGGAGGTTGTAGGATATCCGAAGAATGACCGTGGTCAGGACTGTTACGATTGCCATCAAAACATACCACATAGCCGATACTGGTATATACAGAAGGAGAGTGAATAA
- the ccsB gene encoding c-type cytochrome biogenesis protein CcsB, producing MNSIIEQLIFNSTLCLYALGALILLAYTVTEKTRLVNWAVFAVWTGFLAHTAGLVMRSIHVGRLPFTNMYEFILFFAWGVTLAYLFTHRKQPLPLLGTVVVPMTVMLMAAASMMNGAVRPLMPALQSYWLHSHVATAVLAYGAFGVSFGVGVLYLIRDAQPMSLSSTEIGNTAVIRGVPMLPSIETLDKLLYRVIAFGFVFLTLVLITGAVWAEQAWGTWWSWDPKETWALITWLIYAIFLHGRFTRGWQGRRSAWLAILGFAAVIFTLFGVTWLMPGMHSYS from the coding sequence ATGAACTCGATCATTGAACAACTTATCTTTAATAGTACCCTGTGTCTTTATGCTCTTGGAGCATTAATATTGTTAGCCTATACCGTTACAGAAAAAACCAGACTGGTAAACTGGGCAGTCTTTGCAGTGTGGACTGGCTTCCTGGCACATACAGCGGGTCTTGTTATGCGTTCCATACACGTTGGCCGACTACCCTTTACCAATATGTATGAATTTATTCTCTTCTTTGCCTGGGGGGTCACACTGGCTTATTTGTTTACACACCGCAAGCAGCCGCTGCCCCTGCTGGGTACTGTGGTTGTACCTATGACTGTAATGCTGATGGCGGCCGCCAGTATGATGAACGGGGCAGTTAGACCATTAATGCCTGCTCTGCAAAGTTATTGGCTGCACTCCCATGTGGCGACGGCGGTATTGGCCTATGGTGCCTTTGGGGTATCCTTTGGGGTTGGGGTACTATATTTAATTCGAGATGCCCAGCCGATGTCCCTTAGTTCTACGGAAATAGGCAATACCGCTGTAATCCGTGGTGTACCCATGCTGCCCAGTATAGAAACCCTGGATAAACTGCTTTATCGGGTCATTGCCTTTGGCTTTGTATTCTTAACCCTGGTACTGATAACCGGAGCAGTATGGGCCGAACAGGCCTGGGGTACTTGGTGGAGTTGGGATCCCAAAGAAACCTGGGCCCTTATCACCTGGTTGATCTATGCCATTTTCCTGCATGGACGTTTTACCCGGGGCTGGCAGGGAAGACGTTCTGCCTGGCTGGCCATCCTGGGTTTTGCTGCAGTAATCTTTACCCTTTTTGGAGTAACTTGGCTGATGCCGGGTATGCATAGTTACAGCTAA
- a CDS encoding winged helix-turn-helix domain-containing protein, with the protein MPKILVVEDEQPIRELIKYNLEREGFQVIQAANGDIALDMAKSEVPDIILLDIMLPGQDGLSVCRYLHQDAATRSIPIIMLSARGEELDKVLGLEMGADDYITKPFSPRELIARIKARLRRQTVENQVLEDAGRITVGKLVIDQDRFVVSYNGIKQDLTPKEFELLRYLARNPGKVFTRDFLLEQIWGYDFSGDSRTVDVHIRHIRQKLEQLPDAPQFIETVRGVGYRFKEV; encoded by the coding sequence ATGCCCAAAATTCTTGTGGTTGAAGATGAACAACCCATTCGCGAATTAATCAAGTATAACCTTGAGCGAGAAGGCTTTCAAGTTATACAGGCGGCGAACGGAGATATTGCCCTAGACATGGCCAAAAGCGAAGTTCCCGATATTATTTTACTGGATATTATGTTGCCCGGGCAGGATGGACTGTCTGTATGCCGCTATCTTCATCAAGATGCTGCTACCCGTTCCATTCCTATTATTATGCTTAGTGCCAGAGGTGAAGAGTTGGATAAGGTTTTAGGCCTGGAGATGGGGGCCGATGATTATATTACCAAGCCCTTTAGCCCACGGGAACTCATTGCACGTATAAAGGCACGCCTAAGGCGACAAACTGTGGAAAATCAAGTTTTAGAAGATGCAGGTAGAATTACGGTAGGTAAGCTGGTGATTGATCAAGACCGCTTTGTTGTTTCGTATAACGGGATTAAACAGGATCTTACACCAAAGGAGTTTGAATTATTGCGGTATCTGGCTAGGAACCCGGGCAAGGTGTTTACCAGGGATTTTCTACTGGAGCAAATTTGGGGCTATGATTTCTCTGGGGATTCAAGAACGGTGGATGTTCACATCCGCCACATAAGGCAGAAGCTAGAGCAACTTCCCGATGCACCTCAGTTTATTGAAACTGTACGTGGAGTAGGCTATCGGTTCAAGGAGGTATAG
- a CDS encoding MBL fold metallo-hydrolase RNA specificity domain-containing protein, with protein sequence MYIQFLGAAQTVTGSCFLVEAGATRLLVDCGLFQGSKEIKERNYRNFPLAPSSVDFILLTHAHIDHSGLLPKFIKQGFKGKVIATSATVDLCEILLPDCGHIQEMEVERKNRKYRRQGRKLIEPIYTAEDGERALNYFERANYNEIITISSDIRVCFRDAGHILGSSMIEMWVKENGKETKLVFSGDIGNTNQPFIKDPSFIVDADYVIMESTYGNRVHQDSDNKLELLQRAIKDTYHRGGKLIIPAFAAGRTQDILYSINKLHVQRAIPEMPIYIDSPMAIRATEIFRNNSQLYDRETRELIAQGHNPLEMPNIKTSLTVEESRELNFFKGRAIIISASGMCDAGRIKHHLRHNLWRPECMVLFVGYQAEGTLGRRILSGEKAVRIHGEEIVVKADIRHIDGYSAHADQPALLNWVKQFSPELKKVFVVHGEAKAADNLAALIRDGGTETYVPGWLEKVELTPGEQKQVPEVLVQTWRNITEKMQGILQGQLSPAKYSVLLRQLAELEAQINETVQADVEVDIS encoded by the coding sequence ATGTATATTCAATTTTTGGGAGCTGCTCAAACCGTTACAGGTTCTTGTTTTTTAGTGGAGGCAGGTGCCACTCGTCTACTGGTGGATTGTGGTTTATTCCAAGGCTCAAAAGAAATTAAAGAACGAAACTACCGTAATTTTCCCCTGGCACCTTCCAGTGTGGATTTCATTTTATTAACCCATGCCCATATTGACCATAGTGGATTATTGCCAAAATTTATAAAGCAGGGTTTTAAAGGAAAAGTTATTGCAACTTCTGCCACAGTAGATTTATGTGAAATACTGTTGCCGGACTGCGGGCATATACAAGAGATGGAAGTTGAACGGAAAAATCGTAAGTACCGTCGTCAGGGACGTAAGTTAATTGAGCCCATTTATACGGCGGAGGATGGTGAACGGGCTTTAAATTATTTTGAACGAGCCAATTATAATGAAATAATAACCATCAGCTCGGACATACGTGTTTGTTTCCGTGATGCAGGACATATCCTAGGATCATCCATGATTGAAATGTGGGTGAAAGAGAATGGCAAGGAAACTAAGCTGGTCTTTTCCGGTGATATTGGTAATACCAATCAACCCTTTATTAAAGATCCTTCTTTTATTGTTGATGCTGACTATGTCATCATGGAATCTACCTATGGTAACCGTGTTCATCAGGATAGCGATAATAAATTAGAACTCTTGCAAAGGGCCATTAAAGATACTTATCATAGGGGCGGTAAATTAATTATACCTGCCTTTGCTGCTGGGCGAACCCAGGACATTCTCTACAGCATTAATAAATTACACGTACAAAGGGCCATTCCCGAAATGCCAATTTATATTGACAGTCCAATGGCCATTCGTGCTACGGAAATCTTCCGAAATAACAGCCAACTTTATGATCGGGAAACCAGGGAATTGATTGCCCAGGGGCATAACCCCTTGGAAATGCCCAATATAAAAACTTCTTTGACAGTGGAAGAATCAAGGGAGCTTAATTTTTTCAAGGGCCGTGCCATAATTATCTCTGCCAGCGGCATGTGCGATGCTGGGCGAATTAAGCACCACCTGCGCCATAATCTCTGGCGTCCGGAGTGCATGGTTTTATTTGTAGGTTATCAAGCCGAAGGAACCCTGGGACGTCGCATTCTTTCCGGTGAAAAGGCCGTACGTATTCATGGGGAAGAGATTGTAGTAAAGGCAGACATTCGCCATATCGATGGTTATTCAGCCCATGCAGATCAACCTGCATTATTAAACTGGGTTAAGCAATTCTCCCCAGAGTTAAAGAAAGTATTTGTAGTACATGGTGAAGCAAAGGCTGCTGATAACTTGGCAGCTTTAATAAGGGATGGGGGAACAGAAACCTATGTACCCGGTTGGCTGGAAAAGGTGGAGCTAACCCCTGGGGAGCAAAAACAGGTACCGGAAGTTTTGGTTCAAACATGGAGAAATATTACCGAAAAGATGCAAGGAATCCTCCAAGGCCAGTTGTCTCCTGCCAAGTATTCTGTGTTGTTACGCCAACTGGCTGAGTTAGAGGCCCAGATTAATGAGACTGTTCAGGCAGACGTTGAGGTCGATATCAGTTAA
- a CDS encoding 4Fe-4S binding protein, with product MNLRPEAQNNTGSGIQMYQIIRCRNCPNAVIDLDQITAACTEIFRSTDFTNKQLERLGSTKPKQHHIFQVGIAGCPNSCSQPQIKDFGLQGQAVPVVGDGCTACGLCVSACPDQAIVLGEEGPCIVESQCLNCGKCAKICPTGAIYTGTTGYRVIRGGKLGRRPQLAREVYSLTNQEGAVQCLRETLDLLLWVGKPGERLGALLERIEKGSS from the coding sequence TTGAACCTTAGACCAGAAGCTCAAAATAATACTGGGTCGGGCATTCAAATGTATCAGATTATCAGGTGCCGCAACTGTCCCAATGCGGTGATTGATTTGGACCAGATAACAGCAGCTTGTACAGAAATTTTTCGAAGTACAGATTTTACCAATAAACAGTTGGAACGTCTGGGAAGCACTAAGCCCAAACAGCACCATATTTTTCAAGTAGGCATAGCAGGTTGCCCCAATTCTTGCAGCCAGCCACAAATAAAGGATTTTGGCCTGCAGGGACAAGCAGTGCCAGTGGTGGGAGATGGCTGCACAGCTTGTGGATTGTGTGTATCAGCTTGCCCGGATCAAGCCATTGTGTTAGGAGAAGAAGGACCCTGCATTGTTGAATCACAATGCCTTAACTGTGGCAAATGTGCCAAGATTTGTCCCACAGGAGCCATTTACACGGGTACTACTGGGTATCGAGTTATTCGTGGCGGTAAATTGGGACGAAGGCCTCAACTGGCCAGGGAAGTTTATTCCCTAACTAACCAAGAGGGGGCTGTGCAGTGCCTTAGGGAGACCCTTGATTTACTACTGTGGGTAGGTAAGCCAGGAGAAAGATTGGGTGCCTTACTGGAAAGGATTGAAAAGGGTAGTTCTTAA
- a CDS encoding FmdB family zinc ribbon protein: MPIYEFRCQKCDHRFQKLCSIGETGKNITCPACQSADPKRVMSGFTLNNPGALAGSRGDSCKGCTSSNCSACKH; the protein is encoded by the coding sequence ATGCCCATTTATGAATTTCGCTGTCAAAAATGTGACCATCGGTTTCAAAAACTCTGTTCCATTGGGGAAACCGGCAAAAATATAACCTGTCCCGCCTGTCAGTCAGCTGACCCCAAAAGAGTCATGTCCGGTTTTACCTTAAATAACCCCGGTGCCTTGGCTGGTAGCCGCGGTGACAGTTGTAAAGGCTGTACTTCCAGCAATTGTAGTGCGTGCAAACATTAA
- a CDS encoding BsuPI-related putative proteinase inhibitor: MAVYIVQPGDTFSKIAQQYGISISELQRLNPQVTNINMINVGQQLTVPNAGGIPTGEGVEGEVPISGNQLGNVDLEEESIRQYSSTINTVLRVQGVSGSQYTARLVNGLLYILVVGDGDFRQGEPIPITLYKVNITNRSITLRYTTGQRFELIVRRASDFVEVWRYSRGRFFTQQSATVTIRPNQYAIYRFTWDQINNLGNQVRSGNFILDAINVAQGLRGQAIRGRFRIRAGVVPTPVPTVPPRPGACTGENLLSNSSFESWRTATRPTGWNATNVRRSTIAFSGRYSVEMGNDPTERATLSQIFPITAGSNNRVSFRVAEDVEGSRVGNFQFGIQVLFRDRSGRVVGVAPQGPYSPAIIEDERFELFTFTTGDVPGTAVTGELVFTFNPRATNSSRVRIDMAEVRCLSL; this comes from the coding sequence ATGGCAGTATATATTGTGCAACCAGGGGATACTTTCTCTAAGATAGCACAGCAATATGGTATCTCCATCTCTGAACTTCAAAGGTTGAATCCCCAGGTTACCAACATAAATATGATCAATGTGGGGCAACAATTAACAGTTCCAAACGCAGGTGGTATCCCTACGGGTGAAGGAGTAGAGGGAGAAGTACCAATTTCAGGCAATCAGTTAGGAAATGTTGATCTGGAGGAAGAAAGTATAAGACAGTATAGTTCAACCATTAATACGGTACTGCGGGTCCAAGGGGTTAGCGGTTCGCAGTATACCGCAAGGTTGGTTAATGGCTTGCTTTACATTCTTGTGGTGGGTGACGGTGATTTCCGCCAGGGTGAACCCATTCCCATCACCCTCTACAAAGTAAATATAACAAACCGTTCTATAACATTAAGATACACCACCGGTCAACGGTTTGAGTTAATCGTACGTAGAGCTTCCGACTTTGTGGAGGTTTGGCGTTACTCCCGGGGCAGATTTTTTACTCAACAATCAGCCACAGTTACCATCAGACCAAATCAATATGCCATTTACCGTTTTACTTGGGATCAAATCAATAATTTAGGAAATCAGGTTAGATCTGGTAATTTTATTTTAGATGCCATTAATGTTGCCCAGGGTCTAAGAGGTCAGGCAATACGAGGACGGTTTAGAATTCGAGCTGGGGTTGTTCCAACACCGGTCCCCACTGTACCACCCAGACCCGGCGCATGTACAGGTGAAAACCTGCTGTCTAACTCCAGTTTTGAAAGCTGGCGAACGGCCACTCGGCCCACTGGCTGGAATGCCACCAATGTCCGTCGCTCAACAATTGCTTTTTCCGGCAGGTACTCTGTGGAAATGGGCAATGATCCCACAGAAAGGGCCACCCTTTCTCAAATCTTCCCCATCACTGCTGGAAGTAATAACCGTGTGAGCTTCCGGGTTGCCGAAGATGTAGAAGGCTCCAGAGTAGGGAATTTCCAATTTGGCATTCAAGTGTTATTCCGCGACCGTTCCGGCAGAGTGGTGGGTGTTGCACCCCAGGGGCCCTATTCGCCGGCTATTATTGAGGATGAAAGATTTGAACTATTCACCTTTACCACCGGAGATGTTCCTGGTACGGCCGTAACCGGAGAACTTGTGTTTACCTTTAATCCCCGGGCCACCAATAGCAGCCGTGTTCGTATTGATATGGCTGAGGTCCGTTGCTTAAGTCTATAA
- a CDS encoding class I SAM-dependent methyltransferase, translated as MYKELSHYYDFIFPAGESQLKFFRQTFDDLGVSRVLDLGCGSGNYPLEFAKWGLTVVGLDYEQEMIRLAREKARKAGVSVDFMTGDMRNLEDIDGKFDAIICIGNSLPHLLTDKDLTTALKQMKEKLYHGGILIIQTVNYDRILKGNITQLPDIINRQANIIFTRHYDFRPDGLIDFKTTLIKNQPNGSQQSLGNAQVPLRPLTRSVLENFLEDVGFEDTEVYGDFNRKTHGRDSQSTVLQTFRRRSCKLG; from the coding sequence ATGTATAAAGAACTTAGCCATTACTATGACTTTATTTTTCCGGCTGGAGAAAGCCAACTTAAATTTTTCCGACAAACCTTTGATGATCTTGGGGTCAGCAGGGTGCTGGATTTAGGCTGTGGTTCTGGAAATTACCCTTTGGAGTTTGCCAAGTGGGGCCTTACTGTAGTTGGCCTTGACTATGAACAAGAAATGATTCGCTTAGCCCGGGAGAAGGCAAGAAAAGCCGGTGTTTCAGTGGATTTCATGACCGGGGATATGAGGAATTTAGAGGATATTGATGGTAAATTTGATGCAATAATTTGCATCGGTAATTCTTTACCCCACCTATTAACGGATAAAGACCTGACCACTGCCCTCAAACAAATGAAAGAAAAGTTATACCACGGGGGAATACTTATTATCCAAACCGTAAACTATGATCGGATATTAAAAGGGAATATTACTCAATTACCTGATATTATCAATCGCCAAGCCAATATTATTTTTACCCGGCATTATGATTTTCGCCCCGATGGGCTCATAGATTTTAAGACCACTCTGATTAAAAACCAACCCAATGGTAGTCAGCAAAGTTTAGGCAATGCTCAGGTTCCCTTACGCCCATTAACTCGCTCAGTGTTGGAGAATTTCTTAGAAGATGTGGGTTTTGAGGACACTGAAGTGTATGGTGACTTTAACCGTAAAACACACGGGCGAGACAGTCAATCGACGGTGCTTCAAACCTTTCGCAGAAGATCTTGCAAGTTAGGTTAG
- a CDS encoding cytochrome c biogenesis protein ResB — translation MGKIALAMAGTWRFLTSMSLGLALLVLLIVFAIMGTFSARIFVSPWFLGLSTLLTLNMLGCTAQRLKGLLRRERALPFVLTSDDQHRTLILENCPKEKISQEALCELQRLGFRVQRKRVEEGEMLIGKKQIWANLGSPLLHLAMVFVIVGSVLGSIWGQEQYVQVQAPGRSQLSQQGFPFDIYVKKFTIDHYKDGTPKQYTSVIEVLSANQKRMEKVVSVNHPLNYQGVKIYQASYGYQLQGAVRDDKNSFDFNIEEGKRILLGGPAQLELEVQWPRYVVYSKGLPFSMGMAELGEPIKLLQTEVVFTNRTTYTGLHVKKDPGLPFIWTGFILFLVALPIRFYIKPNQIWLLLSQDSAGTKIRLAARHRLKGKEQEDQLLEKLNGITREEGSLQA, via the coding sequence ATGGGTAAAATAGCTTTAGCAATGGCAGGGACATGGAGGTTTCTAACCTCCATGTCCCTGGGGTTAGCTCTATTAGTTTTGTTAATTGTCTTTGCTATAATGGGAACCTTCAGTGCAAGAATCTTTGTTTCACCCTGGTTCCTGGGATTGAGTACCTTATTAACACTCAATATGTTAGGATGTACTGCCCAGAGGCTAAAAGGGCTTCTTAGAAGGGAAAGGGCATTACCCTTTGTATTAACCTCGGATGACCAGCACAGAACCCTAATCCTGGAAAACTGTCCAAAGGAAAAGATATCCCAGGAGGCACTCTGCGAACTGCAACGTCTGGGATTTCGGGTGCAAAGGAAAAGGGTTGAAGAAGGGGAAATGCTCATTGGGAAAAAGCAAATCTGGGCAAACCTGGGCTCTCCCCTGCTTCACCTAGCAATGGTGTTTGTTATTGTCGGCAGCGTATTGGGTAGCATATGGGGGCAAGAACAGTATGTGCAGGTACAGGCCCCCGGGCGTTCCCAGTTAAGTCAGCAAGGTTTTCCCTTTGATATTTATGTAAAAAAATTTACCATAGACCATTATAAAGATGGTACCCCCAAACAATATACGTCTGTTATTGAGGTTTTATCAGCCAACCAAAAAAGAATGGAAAAAGTTGTTTCAGTAAATCATCCCCTAAACTACCAGGGGGTTAAAATTTACCAAGCATCCTATGGCTACCAACTTCAGGGTGCTGTGAGAGATGACAAAAATTCCTTTGATTTTAACATCGAAGAAGGAAAAAGAATTTTATTAGGTGGCCCAGCCCAGTTGGAACTAGAGGTTCAATGGCCCAGATACGTGGTTTACAGTAAAGGGCTGCCCTTTTCAATGGGTATGGCAGAGTTGGGAGAGCCCATTAAACTGTTGCAAACTGAAGTGGTCTTTACCAATCGAACCACCTATACCGGGCTGCATGTAAAAAAAGATCCGGGTTTGCCTTTTATTTGGACAGGATTTATTCTGTTTTTAGTGGCATTGCCCATCCGTTTCTATATTAAACCCAATCAAATTTGGTTGTTGCTTTCCCAGGATTCAGCGGGAACAAAGATTCGACTGGCTGCCCGACACCGATTAAAGGGTAAGGAGCAAGAAGATCAATTATTAGAAAAATTAAATGGAATTACCCGGGAGGAGGGTTCCCTTCAAGCATGA
- a CDS encoding Crp/Fnr family transcriptional regulator encodes MNTIAKYLQRIPLFFGLSEEQIRDLSSLLLERSYQKGRIIFMEGEPGEALYVLKSGLIKLTKRLEDGREHILHFVNPGEVFAEVVLFEGGDYPATAEVQEDCIVGVLRNQDIERLISQNPNMAVSMLRIMSRRLRTAQEKVMNLALHDTARRLSFTLLKMSQEHGIQKNDGILININLTNQELASLTGSSRETINRMLNSFKRAGAIDVDRQQITVLDRNKLEDLLR; translated from the coding sequence GTGAACACCATTGCAAAATATTTACAAAGGATACCGCTCTTTTTTGGCTTATCGGAGGAACAAATACGGGATCTATCCAGCCTTTTATTGGAACGGAGTTACCAGAAGGGGCGTATTATTTTTATGGAAGGTGAACCCGGTGAAGCACTGTATGTCTTAAAGTCAGGGCTCATTAAATTAACCAAAAGACTGGAAGACGGACGTGAGCACATTTTGCACTTCGTGAATCCCGGAGAAGTCTTTGCGGAGGTGGTGCTTTTTGAAGGGGGCGATTACCCGGCCACTGCGGAAGTACAAGAAGACTGTATCGTAGGTGTTTTACGAAACCAGGATATCGAAAGGCTAATCAGCCAGAACCCAAACATGGCTGTCAGTATGCTAAGAATCATGTCCCGTCGCCTGCGCACAGCCCAGGAAAAAGTTATGAATCTAGCCTTGCATGACACAGCCCGCCGTTTGTCCTTTACTCTGCTGAAAATGTCCCAGGAACACGGTATTCAAAAAAATGACGGTATTTTAATCAATATAAACTTGACGAACCAAGAACTGGCAAGTTTAACCGGCAGTTCCCGGGAAACCATCAACCGAATGTTAAACAGTTTTAAAAGGGCCGGGGCCATTGATGTGGATCGACAACAAATTACGGTTTTAGACAGAAATAAATTAGAGGATTTACTACGCTAG
- the pgeF gene encoding peptidoglycan editing factor PgeF, whose product MPEITVVQKGCCQFIQFNSFAQCHRIIHGFTTRQGGVSKEPFDDLNMALHVEDNPAHVRANRKIACQALGIDSEQLVAAIQVHGKRVEVVGPEHRGRGALQYDTALPDADALITNSPGVPLSSYYADCVPILFYDPVKICVGLTHAGWRGTVQRIAAETVKRMSEVFGSIPGDILVGVGPSIGACCYQVDEPVQQRVASQFKQWQELLKPVGVGHWQLDLWETNRQVLLEVGVKPEHIVVAGLCTACHNDMFFSHRADKGKTGRMASLIMIK is encoded by the coding sequence ATGCCAGAAATAACTGTTGTCCAAAAGGGTTGTTGCCAATTTATTCAGTTTAATTCTTTTGCTCAATGCCATAGGATTATTCACGGTTTTACTACCAGGCAGGGGGGAGTCAGTAAAGAACCCTTTGATGATTTGAATATGGCCCTGCATGTGGAGGATAATCCTGCACATGTTAGGGCCAACCGTAAGATCGCTTGCCAGGCTCTGGGTATTGATTCCGAACAACTTGTTGCAGCAATCCAGGTACATGGTAAGAGGGTGGAAGTTGTTGGACCGGAACATCGTGGAAGGGGAGCCTTGCAGTATGATACGGCCCTGCCAGATGCAGATGCTTTAATTACAAATTCCCCCGGGGTACCCCTTTCCAGCTATTATGCGGACTGTGTACCAATCCTCTTCTATGATCCAGTAAAAATATGTGTGGGTTTAACCCATGCCGGTTGGCGGGGAACTGTCCAGCGCATTGCCGCTGAGACCGTTAAACGTATGAGCGAGGTCTTTGGCAGTATTCCCGGGGATATACTGGTGGGAGTTGGACCATCCATTGGTGCCTGCTGTTATCAAGTAGATGAACCGGTTCAACAAAGGGTAGCAAGCCAGTTTAAACAGTGGCAGGAGCTATTGAAGCCTGTGGGTGTGGGTCACTGGCAGTTAGATTTATGGGAAACCAATCGTCAGGTTTTATTAGAGGTAGGGGTCAAGCCAGAACATATCGTTGTGGCGGGCTTGTGCACCGCCTGTCATAACGATATGTTTTTTTCCCACCGTGCAGATAAAGGAAAAACTGGCCGTATGGCGTCCTTAATTATGATCAAGTAA